The Malus domestica chromosome 10, GDT2T_hap1 genome contains a region encoding:
- the LOC103444553 gene encoding TMV resistance protein N-like — MGSTATAQTTDYDVFLSFSGEDTRRNFADQLRAALSNRGVVVFGDDELYRGIKSSKISIVILSRKYARSTWCLDELQQIMECKEVARQIVLPVFYDVSPSEVRKQTGDFGDFFAEHEGRFKDNIDKVRAWRDALRQLANLSGFDLYKDEDGYEAQFIQRIVQWVLNTLQTVPSYLEDIVGIESRVEELNRLLDNKSNDVRFIGICGMGGIGKTTIARVIFDNISNEFEIFTWITCRVSQTPQGDLQLQKKLLYEALRQDIDVPNVNEGAIMIKNILCKRKVLLILDNVVNLGQLKSLAGNKEWFGLGSRVIITTRDVNLLGEHGVDSKYKVDLLSENEALQLLKKIAFKNDEFREDYLELSTRLVHKAGYLPLALKTVGSYLLHKSQEEWHNALEKLESVPTGRISEMLETSYHALPDDEKRIFLDIACFFRGMDKERVVEILDYFGFNAMVGMEVLVERSLVTISNNKVLMHDLIQEMGQQIVRKDSVVDPGEQSRLWLHEDVIHVLRNNTGTNVVEGIALDLPKLEEACRDLEAFSTMHNLRFLRIHNLRMAQGPKKLSNALKFLEWSGYPSKLLPPEFEFEQLCEVNLSHSSVGQLWNRTKCLGNLKFVNVSYSQNLTRTPDFTVTPNLHRLILEGCTNLVMIHPSIAELKRLIFLNLKDCRSLKRLPKCFEMESLQILILSGCSKINKVPEFVRPMENLLELYLDKTAVEQLPSSIECLTGLTVLNLRDCRNLSSLASSTCQLRSLKSLNLSGCSKLEELPKNLGKMVCLKELDVGGTSINDLPSSISRLENLELLSLCGCKSMRRKKTSPMSLLLPTTDSGLLSLTVLNLSDCNLEEVTILENLGCLSSIVSLNLSKNSFVSLPKSITELSKLQILNLGGCKSLKKLPDISAELNFSVEGKGSYSQERLSSCFSFINCFEVVDDQGCNKVAFAALRRFLEGIPYIGNKFEAIYPGSEISEWFSDQSERPVVSMELPRHWYKNEWIGYALCAVFTVHRQLPPNLLGKWNYGTHTTAHGLRCEVKPGNLGVGGWCPSFACSEELGQIEKEHLWISFVSGEHFGTTWQDSCHHLEFTFKTLGSGLEVKRCGVRLIYERDLVGSKQPF; from the exons ATGGGATCCACGGCGACTGCGCAAACAACTGATTACGATGTCTTCCTCAGTTTCAGTGGCGAAGACACTCGCAGGAATTTCGCAGACCAACTACGTGCTGCTCTGAGTAACCGAGGAGTCGTCGTATTTGGAGATGATGAACTTTATCGGGGAATTAAAAGTTCAAAAATTTCAATTGTCATTCTTTCAAGAAAGTATGCCAGGTCAACATGGTGCTTGGATGAGCTTCAGCAAATTATGGAATGCAAGGAAGTGGCTCGCCAGATAGTTTTGCCTGTCTTCTATGATGTGAGCCCATCCGAGGTACGAAAACAGACAGGCGATTTCGGTGACTTTTTTGCCGAGCATGAAGGACGTTTCAAAGACAATATCGACAAAGTGCGCGCCTGGAGGGATGCTCTTCGTCAATTAGCCAATCTGTCTGGATTTGACCTATACAAGGACGAGGATGG GTACGAGGCACAATTTATCCAACGAATTGTTCAATGGGTTTTGAATACATTGCAAACTGTGCCATCTTATCTTGAGGACATAGTGGGAATTGAGTCAAGAGTAGAGGAACTAAATAGGCTTTTGGACAACAAATCTAATGATGTTCGCTTCATAGGGATATGCGGAATGGGTGGGATAGGCAAGACAACTATCGCCAGAGTGATTTTTGACAACATTTCcaatgaatttgaaattttcacCTGGATTACTTGTCGGGTAAGTCAAACACCACAGGGTGATCTGCAACTGCAAAAGAAACTTCTTTACGAGGCTTTGAGGCAAGACATAGATGTTCCAAATGTTAACGAGGGAGCCATAATGATAAAGAACATTCTATGTAAGAGAAAGGTTCTTCTCATTTTAGACAATGTTGTCAACTTAGGCCAACTGAAATCATTGGCTGGAAACAAAGAATGGTTTGGTTTGGGGAGCAGAGTCATCATTACGACTAGAGATGTGAATTTGCTAGGAGAGCATGGTGTAGATAGCAAATATAAAGTTGACTTATTAAGTGAGAATGAGGCTTTGCAGCTCCTCAAGAAGATCGCCTTTAAAAATGATGAATTTCGAGAAGATTATTTGGAGCTGTCTACACGGTTGGTTCATAAAGCTGGATACCTTCCTTTAGCACTCAAGACTGTGGGATCCTATTTGCTCCACAAAAGTCAGGAAGAGTGGCATAATGCATTGGAAAAACTGGAGTCTGTTCCTACTGGAAGAATTTCTGAAATGCTTGAAACAAGTTATCATGCACTGCCGGACGACGAGAAAAGAATATTTCTAGATATTGCTTGTTTCTTTCGAGGAATGGACAAGGAACGAGTGGTAGAGATACTAGATTATTTTGGATTTAATGCGATGGTTGGGATGGAAGTTCTCGTTGAGAGATCTCTCGTAACtatttcaaataacaaagtgtTGATGCATGACTTGATACAAGAAATGGGACAACAAATTGTACGCAAAGACTCTGTTGTGGATCCGGGAGAGCAAAGCAGGTTGTGGCTTCATGAGGAtgtcattcatgtattgaggaacaaTACA GGAACAAATGTGGTTGAAGGTATAGCCTTAGACTTGCCTAAATTAGAAGAGGCATGCCGGGACTTGGAGGCCTTCTCAACGATGCATAATCTCAGATTTCTCCGAATTCATAATTTGCGAATGGCCCAAGGGCCAAAAAAACTTTCTAATGCCTTAAAGTTTCTTGAATGGAGTGGGTATCCTTCAAAACTTCTCCCACCAGAATTTGAATTTGAGCAACTTTGTGAAGTTAACTTGTCCCATAGCAGCGTTGGACAACTTTGGAATAGAACAAAG TGCTTAGGCAATCTGAAATTCGTCAATGTTAGCTACTCCCAGAACCTGACCAGGACCCCGGACTTTACGGTTACTCCAAATCTTCATAGATTAATTCTTGAAGGCTGTACAAACTTGGTGATGATCCACCCATCCATTGCTGAGCTCAAAAGGCTTATTTTCTTAAATCTTAAAGACTGCAGAAGTCTTAAACGCCTTCCCAAATGTTTTGAAATGGAAAGTCTTCAAATTCTTATTCTTTCTGGTTgttcaaaaattaataaagttcCAGAATTTGTGAGACCTATGGAAAACTTGTTGGAACTTTATTTAGATAAGACTGCTGTAGAACAATTACCTTCTTCAATCGAATGTCTGACTGGCCTTACTGTATTAAACCTGAGAGATTGCAGAAATCTCAGTTCCCTTGCAAGCAGTACTTGCCAGTTGCGTTCCCTCAAAAGTCTCAATCTCAGTGGATGCTCAAAGCTTGAAGAACTGCCAAAAAACTTGGGAAAGATGGTTTGTTTGAAGGAGCTTGATGTGGGCGGTACCTCTATTAATGATCTACCATCCTCCATTTCCCGCCTGGAAAATCTTGAATTGTTATCCCTTTGTGGTTGCAAATCGATGCGAAGAAAGAAGACAAGTCCAATGAGTTTGCTGTTGCCGACCACTGATTCTGGTTTGCTTTCTTTAACAGTACTGAATCTCAGTGACTGTAATCTTGAGGAGGTAACAATCCTGGAAAATCTTGGCTGCTTGTCCTCAATAGTATCACTTAATCTAAGTAAAAACAGTTTTGTTAGTCTTCCCAAGAGCATCACAGAGCTGTCTAAGCTTcagattttgaatttgggtgGTTGTAAGAGTCTTAAAAAATTGCCGGACATTTCAGCAGAATTGAACTTCAGTGTTGAGGGAAAAGGCAGTTATTCACAGGAAAGGCTGTCATCATGTTTCAGTTTTATTAATTGCTTTGAAGTGGTTGACGACCAAGGCTGCAACAAAGTAGCATTTGCAGCGTTAAGGAGATTCCTtgag GGAATCCCTTACATAGGGAATAAATTTGAAGCTATATATCCAGGCAGTGAAATTTCTGAGTGGTTTAGTGATCAAAGTGAGAGGCCTGTGGTAAGCATGGAGCTCCCTCGACACTGGTATAAGAACGAGTGGATTGGATATGCATTGTGTGCTGTTTTCACTGTCCATCGACAACTCCCACCTAATCTGCTTGGTAAATGGAACTACGGAACCCATACCACTGCACATGGTCTTCGTTGCGAAGTGAAGCCTGGGAATTTGGGTGTAGGTGGCTGGTGTCCTTCCTTCGCCTGCAGTGAAGAATTAGGGCAAATTGAGAAAGAGCACCTTTGGATATCCTTTGTATCTGGTGAACACTTTGGTACAACATGGCAAGACAGTTGTCATCACCTTGAGTTCACATTTAAAACCTTGGGCTCTGGTTTGGAGGTGAAGAGGTGCGGAGTCCGTCTCATCTACGAGAGAGATTTGGTTGGATCAAAGCAACCTTTTTGA